One Oryza glaberrima chromosome 10, OglaRS2, whole genome shotgun sequence DNA segment encodes these proteins:
- the LOC127752781 gene encoding protein RESPONSE TO LOW SULFUR 3-like — protein sequence MARKVAVAAMDAKEAEEVMRRNAELEAAAAEAAAREERLRRELEAALAALAVAEEAEERLCVQLGELEAEAMAQAVEYQQQVRELSDRLAFADGVLRSSSGRRTAAVAAGMD from the coding sequence ATGGCGAggaaggtggcggtggcggccatggacgccaaggaggcggaggaggtgatGAGGAGGAACGcggagctggaggcggcggcggcggaggcggcggcgagggaggagcggctgcggcgcgagctggaggcggcgctggcggcgctggcggtggcggaggaggcggaggagcggctGTGCGTGCAGCTCGGCGagctggaggcggaggcgatggcGCAGGCCGTCGAGTACCAGCAGCAGGTCAGGGAGCTCTCCGACCGCCTCGCCTTCGCCGACGGCGTCCTCCGGTCGTCGTccggccgccgcaccgccgccgtcgccgccggcatgGACTGA